In Thermomonas carbonis, a single genomic region encodes these proteins:
- a CDS encoding RidA family protein, protein MPRTAIHSDRAPAAIGPYSQATRAGNLVFFSGQIPLDSATGELVAGDITAQARRAFDNLKAVCDAAGGTMDDITRVGLYLTDLSQFAAVNAVMGEYFAQPYPARSTIEVPALPKGAAFEVDALMVLPQAD, encoded by the coding sequence ATGCCCCGCACCGCCATCCACAGCGACCGCGCGCCCGCCGCGATCGGTCCGTATTCGCAAGCCACCCGCGCCGGCAACCTGGTGTTCTTCAGCGGCCAGATCCCGCTTGATTCGGCTACCGGCGAACTCGTCGCCGGCGACATCACCGCGCAGGCACGCCGCGCCTTCGACAACCTCAAGGCCGTGTGCGATGCCGCGGGCGGCACGATGGACGACATCACCCGTGTCGGTCTGTATCTGACCGATCTGTCGCAGTTCGCCGCGGTCAACGCGGTGATGGGCGAGTACTTCGCGCAACCGTATCCGGCGCGCTCGACCATCGAGGTGCCGGCGCTGCCGAAAGGTGCCGCGTTCGAGGTCGATGCGCTGATGGTCCTGCCACAGGCGGACTGA
- a CDS encoding RelA/SpoT family protein, producing the protein MSPGDPALALPLTAPDEDAVPDYVQSLERAANYLPQAQRAQLRRAWAVGAAAHAGQTRKSGEPYITHPVAVAQVLAEQGLDVETLVAAILHDTIEDTPLSRQDLAAQFGETVAGLVDGVTKLDKLHFADRQEAAAESFRKMLLAMSRDLRVILIKLADRLHNMRTLGAQSAEARRRIAVETLEIFAPIAQRLGMNLIKSELQDLGFRALHPWRHAVIEKRIRSQPVVRREALAQIEARLAQKLALEKLPHRLVGRIKTPWSIYTKMHAENRSFDQVMDVFGYRVIVDSVPDCYHALGVVHSVYKPLDARFRDFIAIPKANGYQSLHTVLFGPYGSPIEVQIRTREMDLVAERGVAAHWAYKHGGDAGNSAQSRASAWIAGLVESQRGTGSSLEFLENVKVDLFPDEVYLFSPKGDILSLPRNSTALDFAYAVHTDVGNHAVAARVDRKLAPLRAQLASGQTVEIITAKSASPAPQWLEYVVTGKARTAIRQQLKHLEHEDAVRVGHHMLDRALGERGTSLDRLPLARLDGYLAENRFPRLEALLADIALGNRMPTQVALTLAQEQPPNLLQPDAVPGERILITGSERGVISFAQCCMPIPGDEIMGYHSAGKGIVVHRLECPNVAEFRKSPERWVAIGWDRAVSGDFDAALRIEVENRPGVLAQVAAAIAHAESNIDRVEYLERDTHTAAIRFSIEVSDRKHLAEVMRRIRRLGVVHGVGRL; encoded by the coding sequence CCGCAAGTCAGGCGAGCCCTACATCACCCATCCGGTCGCGGTAGCGCAGGTGCTGGCCGAGCAGGGCCTGGACGTGGAGACCCTGGTCGCCGCGATCCTGCACGACACCATCGAGGACACGCCGCTCTCCCGCCAGGACCTGGCCGCGCAGTTCGGCGAGACCGTCGCGGGACTGGTCGATGGCGTCACCAAGCTCGACAAGCTGCACTTCGCCGACCGCCAGGAAGCCGCCGCGGAGAGTTTCCGCAAGATGCTGCTGGCGATGTCGCGCGACCTGCGGGTCATCCTGATCAAGCTGGCCGATCGCCTGCACAACATGCGCACGCTGGGTGCGCAGTCCGCGGAAGCGCGCCGGCGCATCGCGGTGGAAACGCTGGAAATCTTCGCGCCGATCGCCCAGCGGCTGGGCATGAACCTGATCAAGTCCGAGCTGCAGGACCTCGGCTTCCGCGCGCTGCATCCGTGGCGGCACGCGGTAATCGAGAAACGCATCCGCAGCCAGCCGGTCGTGCGCCGCGAGGCGCTGGCGCAGATCGAAGCGCGCTTGGCGCAGAAACTGGCGCTGGAGAAACTGCCGCACCGGCTGGTCGGGCGGATCAAGACGCCTTGGAGCATCTACACCAAGATGCACGCGGAGAACCGCAGCTTCGACCAGGTCATGGACGTGTTCGGCTACCGGGTCATCGTCGATAGCGTGCCGGACTGCTACCACGCGCTCGGCGTCGTCCACTCCGTATACAAGCCACTGGACGCGCGCTTCCGCGACTTCATCGCGATCCCCAAGGCGAACGGTTACCAGTCGCTGCACACCGTGCTGTTCGGGCCCTACGGCTCGCCGATCGAAGTGCAGATCCGCACGCGGGAAATGGACCTTGTCGCGGAGCGCGGCGTCGCCGCCCACTGGGCGTACAAGCATGGCGGTGACGCCGGCAACAGCGCGCAGAGCCGCGCCTCGGCGTGGATCGCCGGCCTGGTGGAAAGCCAGCGCGGTACCGGTTCATCGCTCGAGTTCCTCGAGAACGTCAAGGTCGACCTGTTCCCGGACGAGGTCTACCTGTTCAGTCCGAAGGGCGACATCCTGTCGTTGCCGCGCAATTCCACCGCGCTCGACTTCGCCTATGCGGTGCATACCGATGTCGGCAACCATGCGGTCGCCGCGCGGGTGGACCGCAAGCTGGCCCCGCTGCGTGCGCAGCTTGCGAGTGGCCAGACCGTGGAGATCATCACCGCCAAGTCGGCCTCGCCGGCCCCGCAGTGGCTGGAATACGTGGTCACCGGCAAGGCGCGCACCGCGATCCGCCAGCAGCTCAAGCATCTCGAACACGAGGATGCGGTCCGCGTCGGCCACCACATGCTGGATCGCGCGCTGGGCGAGCGGGGCACTTCGCTGGATCGGCTGCCGTTGGCGCGCCTGGACGGCTATCTGGCGGAGAACCGTTTCCCTCGGCTGGAAGCGTTGCTGGCCGACATCGCCCTGGGCAACCGCATGCCCACGCAGGTCGCGCTGACGCTCGCGCAGGAGCAGCCGCCGAACTTGCTGCAACCGGATGCGGTGCCCGGCGAGCGCATCCTGATCACCGGTTCCGAGCGCGGGGTGATCAGCTTCGCGCAATGCTGCATGCCGATCCCGGGCGACGAGATCATGGGCTACCACAGCGCCGGCAAGGGCATCGTGGTGCACCGGCTGGAATGCCCGAACGTGGCCGAGTTCCGCAAGTCGCCGGAGCGCTGGGTGGCGATCGGCTGGGATCGCGCCGTCTCCGGCGACTTCGATGCGGCGTTGCGCATCGAAGTCGAGAACCGACCCGGCGTGCTGGCCCAGGTCGCCGCGGCGATCGCGCACGCCGAATCCAACATCGACCGTGTCGAGTACCTGGAGCGCGACACCCATACCGCGGCGATCCGTTTCTCGATCGAGGTCAGCGATCGCAAGCACCTGGCCGAAGTGATGCGCCGCATCCGCCGGCTAGGCGTGGTCCACGGGGTCGGCCGGCTGTAG